Within the Balaenoptera acutorostrata chromosome 10, mBalAcu1.1, whole genome shotgun sequence genome, the region GGGGTAGGTACATGAAGGGAATTGAAGAAGCTTGAGAATGCGGCAGTGATAGAggatgggagagacccagggatAAGAGGAGACTCTGAGACCCTGGGGGCTTGTTCTCCACGAGCTtgagttgtggggtttttttggaggAGAAGCTAAGGTTTTTTTCTCCACCTTTGGATGGAATTGCTTCTCTCTTGTCCTCTGAATTCTTTGCTTTACCTTGATATAGCTGAAGTGGGGAGTGGAAGCTATGAGGGAAGATGAAGGACTCCGGTTCTTAAGCTCTTCAACCTCCTTCCTATCTGTCCTTACAAGCCCAGATCCAAGAGCTTTTGGATTGAGGACAGGAGTAATGAAGTGAGAGTGGTTTCCTGAGGGGCTATTTCAGGTTTGGCAGAGTGGCTATTTAAAGCATGGGGTTGGGGGTTGAGGGAGGttgggcaggggcaggagggctgGCAAGCCAGCTGAAACCTGTGTGTCTTTCTTGCGAGGGGCCTCCCTTACTTGAGCTTTTTCTTTGCCTGAGATTCTGcctggctcttccctctgccagggcttcttttttttttttccgttctGCCAGGGCTTCTTGAACAGGGAGCAGATGATCTACCCAAACCCAGCAGGTGCCTGCCAGAGCAGGCAGTGCCAGCTGCAGGATTTGCCTGACAGAGCCTTCAGATGTACCCGTTATCACTAGGTTAGCAGGTTGTCTTTAAGAGACCATGATCTCTCATGCTTGGGtctttttcttgtcctgcccaagggtattttgctttcctttccctttccagtGCACACCCCCACCCCTGTCCCCTTTCAGAGACCCAAGTGGGAGAAGAGCTGCTGGAAATAGCTTGTTCTCTACCACAATGGCTAGGTTGGGCAAGTGGCAAGAGGAGAAAACCCTACCCCCTCAATCCCCAGCACACACATACCTTTCTGGCTTAAGTTCTTGGCAGCATGCCAGGCACAGCTGTCAAAGGAATTCCTCATGCCTGTGAGGGGCCCTGGGTGACCCCGATGACAACAGCTCTGCTTGACAAGAGCCCCCTGTGAGGGGCTAATCATCCATGGATGTTCCTGTCCGGGGTCAATCCCACCCCATCCTGGATAGAGGAACTGTTCCACTCTAAAAGCCTAAAAGCTTTTCTGCTTGGAGGCACTCATGCCAGCTTTCAGTGGACTGTCTGGGGTTGGCTGGGCTATTAATAGCTCTGAGTATTTTGAGATCCTTCTCCCCACCTCAAAGAGCACGGAGATTCTTAGAGAGGTGGCAGTAGGCAGAGCAGAGCCAGAAAGACAAGAGAACTCACTGACCTTTGAAGGGGGCTTGGAGCTTGGGCCAGGCCAGTGACAGGGTGCAGCCGCCATGAGTAGGGGACGACCACGTTGAGCCCTTGATCAGCAGTCTGAGCTGGCAGTCAGGTCAGAGTGGCCCCACCCTTTGCTGTTGGAGAACACAGGGCCAGGGCTAGCTTCCTGACCTCAGCAGCTCCCCTGGAGCAGAGCCAGCCACCTGAGCTGTGGAGGGGTGGTGTGGGAGGGCCACCAGGTGACACTTAGAGGCAAGGCTAGTCCTGGGCAGAGTCACGGTGACCCAGGCAAAGGCTTTGCCTGAGGAGCCCGTGGCCCTAACTTGTGTGCAGGTATAGCAGAGGCAGCAGGCCGTGCCGGGGGGCCATGTTGCTGTAACCAGTGGCCCAGGGGATGTTACGGTGGACGGTGCACCTGGAGGGCGGGCCCCGCAGGGTGAACCATGCTGCAGTGGCTGTCGGGCACCGGGTATACTCCTTCGGGGGTTACTGCTCTGGTGAAGACTATGAGACGCTGCGTCAGATTGATGTGCACATTTTCAATGCAGGTAAGCTAACTTGGGGCCCATCCCTGGGTGCCCACATCAGGGAGGGCAGTGGGTGGCTGAGTGAGCTTTGTTGGTGGCCCCCATGGCCAGAGGGGGTGGAGGAAACTAACATGTGGTTTGGGAAAATGTGGATGGCCTGAAGGGAGGTTCCCAGGGCTGAGCAGAGCTGTGCCCACAGTGTCCTTGCGTTGGACAAAGCTGCCCCCAGTGAGGCCCGCCACCCGCGGGCAGGCTCCTGTGGTACCCTACATGCGGTATGGACACTCCACCGTCCTCATCGACGACACAGTCTTCCTTTGGGGCGGGCGGAATGACACCGAAGGGGCCTGCAATGTGCTCTATGCCTTTGACGTCAGTGAGTATGAGTCTCTGGAGGATGTGTTCTGCCAAATGGTGCCTCGCGGGGCTGGGGAAGGTGTGGGCTGAGGGGGGCTGGGAATAAGGCACCCCTGAGTCGAGGAGGGAGCGCCAGCTTGCTTACTGggcccaccctctcccctccttcagaTACTCACAAATGGTCCACACCCCGAGTGGCAGGAACAGTTCCTGGGGCCCGGGATGGACATTCAGCTTGTGTCCTGGGCAAGACCATGTACATTTTCGGGGGCTACGAGCAGCTGGTAGGTCTGGGAAGAAACTAGAGGTTTCCCTAGGGTGGgaatgagaaggaggaaggggaattGAAAGTAGTGGAATGGGAGGCTTTGGTTTGCTTGCAGGTTCTGCGGTGGGAGGGACAGAGGGTCGGAGAGTGACCCCTGCTCCtctcttttattccttccttcacttcctttctcttccttgtcagGCGGACTGCTTTTCCAATGACATTCACAAGCTGGATACCAGCACCATGACATGGACCCTGATCTGTACAAAGGTTggcccttcttcctctctcccagaTCCCCACCCTCAATTTAAGGAACCATAGGGAGCTCAAACAGTGAAAGctgacccctccccctcccatctcTGCTCCTGCCCAGGGCAACCCTGCACGCTGGAGGGACTTCCACTCGGCCACAATGCTGGGCAGTCACATGTATGTCTTTGGGGGCCGTGCAGACCGTTTTGGGCCATTCCATTCCAACAATGAGATTTACTGCAACCGCATCCGTGTCTTTGACACGAGGACTGAGGCCTGGCTGGACTGTCCACCCACCCCAGTGCTGCCCGAGGGGCGCCGGAGCCACTCAGCCTGTGAGTGTCTGTTAGGTCCCTGCCAAGTCCCCGTCCCCCTATTGCCCCTACATTCTTGAcattcctctctccttccagtTGGCTACAATGGGGAGCTGTACATTTTTGGTGGCTATAATGCAAGGCTGAACCGGCACTTCCATGATCTCTGGAAGTTTAACCCTGGTAAAGAGCACTGCCTTTAAGGGAGGAACAGGGAGCAATTGAGGGGgcgtggaaaagaaaagaataatcctGAGTGGGTGAGGGGCGGGGGTGGAGAGGATATCTGGGCTAGGCAGGTGTTGAACCTCCATTTAAACTTCTCTTTAGTGTCGTTTACCTGGAAGAAGATTGAACCGAAGGGGAAGGGGCCATGTCCCCGCCGGCGCCAGTGCTGCTGTATTGTTGGTGACAAGATTGTCCTCTTTGGGGGTACCAGGttaggaggagagaggggagggctcCAGGAAGGGCCTAAGCCTGTGACTAACATGGGAGACATTTGAGCAAGAGGGTCTCATGGGTAGTCTTCACTCCTTCCTTCATCTCTCTTTTGATCCCTATAGTCCATCTCCTGAGGAAGGCCTGGGAGATGAATTTGACCTCATAGATCATTCTGACTTACACATTTTGGACTTTAGTAAGTACACTTATTCCCTAAGTGCTTTTGCCATCAGGGTCCCTGTCTTTGGGTGGTGGTATCCAGGACTGGACCCTTTCCTTGGCTTTAaccatctccctctcccccactcctcctTTAAAGGCCCTAGTCTGAAGACTCTGTGCAAACTGGCTGTGATTCAGTATAACCTGGACCAGTCCTGTTTGCCCCATGACATCAGGTACAGTGAATGGCTGGAAAGGAGGGACTGGTTGAGGGTGAGTGGGCAGCACAGGCATGACCTGATTGGCTTGGTCTCAGTGTGCAGGAGAGAGAAGATTTTGTTCTGTAGCGTACTTGTGGAGAGGGAGCAAGAAGGAAATATAAAACTGTCATCTGGGTGAGTTTTATGgaaaaaatgtccagttttcaaacCAAGCTCAGAGGCATCACTTCCTAATTCCTGAGCTGATAcagttatttttgttaatatgcTGAGAAAGTTTGATTAAATCTAGAACCTAGCTGCAGAGGAAAAACAAGTTTTGGAGCCTCTGGATCACATTAATTCCAGAATTAAGGGAGGTTCTTCCTAGCTCCTTCCCTTTGAATTCCATTCTTAGGTCTAAATCAAGCACTGAAAGTTATCTTGTATATAATTGTGCCCTTCTGGGTCATTCTGCGACACTTTCCTCTCCTTGATCCAGTTCAGCTTAATTCTTACTTGCTGAGGGTCTGTGTGTTGAGTATTTGGTGATAGAGTATACAAGGCTGAACAGATGGATCCCAGGCTGGCCCAAGATGAACACATGTGCAAGTGCCTAGTACCAAGTAGAGTAGAGCCTTGGCATAAGGAGGTACTTTGTAGAATGACAGTTGTCAAAAAGAgaggaatttaattttaatatggtGGGATGGCTGGGGAAGGCCTCAGGGAGGATAGGAGAGCTGAATCAGGGCCTTAAAAGGATGGGAGTTGAGAGCAAAAACCGACATTcctggtggggggaagggcatCCTGGTTGGATCTGAGCATAGGAGGAAAGGTAGGTTGGGAAGTTTATTGAGATGTATACACAGATGTTTTTTTACAGGTGTTGGGCACAAGAATATCAATATGTAAACATAAACAGGAAGTCCACATGAGCTTGCAGGTGGGCTAGTGGGTGGTAGTGGATTTGGTGGTGGGTGGAGCCCTGATTGTTAACCCTCATAGGGCTGTAAGGAAGAGGTGGCCGTGGGTGGTTGAGCTTTAGGAAG harbors:
- the KLHDC3 gene encoding kelch domain-containing protein 3 isoform X1; protein product: MLRWTVHLEGGPRRVNHAAVAVGHRVYSFGGYCSGEDYETLRQIDVHIFNAVSLRWTKLPPVRPATRGQAPVVPYMRYGHSTVLIDDTVFLWGGRNDTEGACNVLYAFDVNTHKWSTPRVAGTVPGARDGHSACVLGKTMYIFGGYEQLADCFSNDIHKLDTSTMTWTLICTKGNPARWRDFHSATMLGSHMYVFGGRADRFGPFHSNNEIYCNRIRVFDTRTEAWLDCPPTPVLPEGRRSHSAFGYNGELYIFGGYNARLNRHFHDLWKFNPVSFTWKKIEPKGKGPCPRRRQCCCIVGDKIVLFGGTSPSPEEGLGDEFDLIDHSDLHILDFSPSLKTLCKLAVIQYNLDQSCLPHDIRWELNAMTTNSNISRPIVSSHG
- the KLHDC3 gene encoding kelch domain-containing protein 3 isoform X2; this encodes MLRWTVHLEGGPRRVNHAAVAVGHRVYSFGGYCSGEDYETLRQIDVHIFNAVSLRWTKLPPVRPATRGQAPVVPYMRYGHSTVLIDDTVFLWGGRNDTEGACNVLYAFDVNTHKWSTPRVAGTVPGARDGHSACVLGKTMYIFGGYEQLADCFSNDIHKLDTSTMTWTLICTKGNPARWRDFHSATMLGSHMYVFGGRADRFGPFHSNNEIYCNRIRVFDTRTEAWLDCPPTPVLPEGRRSHSAFGYNGELYIFGGYNARLNRHFHDLWKFNPVSFTWKKIEPKGKGPCPRRRQCCCIVGDKIVLFGGTSPSPEEGLGDEFDLIDHSDLHILDFSTSHMSFEELLELQSQVGTKTYKQLVTGNSTKKQSSRPPVQKACVADKHRPLEMSAKARVPFLRQVVPISKKVARDPRFDDLSGEYNPEVFDKTYQFLNDIRAREKDLVKKQLKKRRSGEEREKLQQLLQQMEQQEMAQQERKRQQELHLALKQERRAQAQQGHRPYFLKKSEQRQLVLAEKFKELKRSKKLESFLSRKRRRNAGKDRRHLPLSKE